CCTGCAGATTGTGCGCGCCGTTGGTATCGGCTTTGTGGCCGTGGGCATCATTGGCTACGCCATCAAGCTCGTGCACATCCCTATCAGATACCTGATTGTTTGAGTGTGCGGAAGCGCACGAAGGGCGCCGTACATAGTCCGTTCGAGTCTGTACATACATTTTTAACCCGCTGCGACGCGCCGCCGGCGGCtcttgaagttgaactTGGAGCGGGCCCGCGCGGCGGTCGGAATGCATGTCGATGTATTTTAAGAGTGACCTTGTGAGTGTTGGAGCGTGTGAGTGTTTGAGCGTATGAGTGTTTGCATGGAGCCCGGCGTACCGCGGCGGCCATTCGAACCCCCAGGGACGCGTTCCCGTGCTTGTCgcgagcttttttttttcggcCTTTGGCGCACGTGGTTTCCCTCCTGGGACCGCCCAGGCACAATACGCTACCATAAATTTTTCCAGATTGCCATTTCTTACGCGTATATAAAGTGAGCAGTGGAGGCGATGAGATGGGTAGGCCGCACGCGTGCGCGCAGACAGTAAAGCGAGCAGGCGCCAGAGATGAGTGAAACCAACGGCAGCGAGGTTTTTGGAAACATAAAGACACACTTCCCTCCTgcaaagatcaagaagatcatgCAAACAGACGAAGACATCGGTAAGGTCTCGCAGGCGACGCCGGTGATCACAGGGCGGTCGCTGGAGTTTTTTATAGCAATGCTGGTGAATCGCAGCGGGCATGTGGCCAAGGAGATGGGGTGCCGACGCATCAGCGGAGaggtgatgaagaagacgatcATGACGGACGAGAAGTTCGACTTTCTGCGAGAGCTGATCTGCGGGGACCGGGCCAAGGAACAGACggatgaggaagaggccTGAGCGGGCTCTAGTGGGGAATGCCGCGGGGTGCCCAGCGGGATTCGCCAGTGCCAGCCGGAGgcggcggccgcggccgcggccaCCGCGACGGCTTGTCATgtggcacgtgacgcaCGGCTTCTGCCGCGTCGCCCGACAGAGGTGGCGCGCTGCGCGGACTTGCGCACCAGCTGGCTTGGGGCGCGGTGGGCCTGCAGGCCCGCCGCCGTCGCAGCGTCTGTAATATAACTATCCAAGGTCCAGCGCCGCTTGGCGTCGTACGTAATGTGCATAACGAAGAATAGGAAGTCACTGTTTACGAACCGGAGCGATCACGAGGGACGACTGGATATATTTACGTTTTCTCTCTGCCGCGTCGGGGCGAAACTCAAGGGGGAGTTCGAGCCGCGATCGGGCGCTGGCCCGGAGAGGCTTTGTTTGGATGGTTTGTTGCATTGTTCAAATGCGCACGGCCCGAAATTAGTGAGTAACCGTGTGATATAGATGGGCTACGCTGGAGCGATTTTATCTCGGAAGTCTATGTTGCGGTAACCGCCGGCTGCGGAGTCTCGAAAGCTCGCGCCCGTTCCGCCGAAACAGCAAGACCCGTCCGAACCTATACGCATCTCGCTCCGGCGTCGAACCTCAATGGCGACACAACCTAAACCATGACTCTCTCGTGCATTAGGTGGCCCATCACGTGCACTAATGGCACCTGACTCCTCATTTTAGACGACTTCTATCACCGCTCCTGACGCTCGTATGTCATGCCCGTCCGTGCACTATCACGTGATTGCACCTGCATACGCGCCAGCGCCCACTATCCGCATGCAGGCTCTTCCACAATGCATCGCCTCATCGCATCTCTCCTCCGGCAACCCAGAGAGCCTGAGACTAGCGACGTGGGGGCCATTCACTAGACAGCTCAGGGTCCTCCAAGCACTGCCCCCGAGCGAGCGAGTATTAATACGGCTCATTCGCCTTCAAGCGCGCACCTCGGAAACACACAACAGCGTTTAGTTCCACTGTCAAGCGCACCAACTAGCACATCGAGCAAGTGATATAATTCAACATGGGTATCCTCTCTGTGCAAGCTGCTAACGGCATCCTGTGGCCGATGTACGGCGTATTGCTTATCACGGCATGCGGAATCGCGTACTGGAAGAAAGACGCCAAAACATTCCTCTCGGCCAACGGCACGCAGAAAGGCGTGCCGCTGGCATTCAACTTCGTGGCATCGGCCCTGGGAGTTGGCGTGTTCACTACGTACCCGCAGATCGCCAACATCAGCGGGCTGCACGGACTGCTGGTGTACGCGCTGGCCGGCGGGCTGCCCATGTTCCTGTTTGCGTTTTTTGGGCCCGTAATCCGGCGCAAGGTGCCAAACGGGTTTGTGCTGACGGAGTGGGTGTTCCAGCGGTACGGCAAGGTGTGCGGGCTGTACCTCAGCGCGTGCACGATCCTGACGCTGTACCTGTTCATGGTCAGCGAGCTCGCGTCGCTCAAATTCTGCATCCAGAGCCTGACCACGGTGCGCGCACTGCCCGTGGTGATCGTGGAGTGCGTGGTGACCACGATCTACACTACGGTGGGCGGGTTCCACATCTCGTTCATCACGGACTCGATGCAGGTGTCCGTGGTGTTCGCGCTGCTGGTGGTCGTGGCGTGCGCCATGGGCTCCTACATCCACATCGACACGTCCAAGATCGGGCCCTCGGGCCTGCTCAAGCAGAATAAGCTCGGCTGGCAGCTGGTATACATCCTTGTGGTCGCCATCTTCACAAACGACTTTTTCATGAGCGGCTTCTGGCTGCGGACCTTCGCCGCGCGCTCCGACCGTGATCTGCTGATCGGCTGCTCGCTGGCCTTCGTCGTGCTTGTCATCATGGTCTCGCTCATCGGCGTCACGGGCTTCATCGCCGTGTGGGCCGGCCTGGTCGACGTCGCGGACCAGGACCTCGGCggctccagcttcttcgtcctGCTCACCGCCATGCCCGACTGGGTCATGGGTTTTGTCCTGGCCTTTGCCGTCGTCCTCTCCACCTGCACCCTGGACTCTCTGCAGAGCGCCTTGGTCTCCACCATCTCTAACGACGTCTTCCGCAACAAGCTTCCGCTCGTCTACGCGCGTGGCCTCGTCGCCCTCATCATGGTTCCTGTTGTTGTGGTGGGCCTCATCGCCGAGGACGTCCTCAGCATCTTCCTGATCGTCGACCTGCTGTCCAGCGCGGTCGTACCCGTGCTCATGCTCGGCCTTTCGTcccgcttcttcttcctaTCAGCGTGGGAGGTGGTCGGCGGTGGCCTTGGTGGCATCTTTGCCGTGTGGATCTTCGGCACTGTCTACTACGACTCACCTCGTGAAGGCGGCCGTCTACTGCTTGTATCAAACGGTCTCTACGGCCAGGACTCGAAGGGTGTCTACGGTAACGATTGGTCTGCTTTCGGAGCCTTTGTCGTGGCCCCATTTGGCGGCATCCTGGTCGGTTTCCTCATCCTCGCAATCAGAACGGCCGTCAACTACACGCGCTGCAGAATGCATAACCTGAAGTTCAACATGTAtaaaaaaacagctttggTCGAAGAGCCAGAGCACAACGAGCCAGTGCTCGAAGAGGACGCGACCATCAAAAAGACCTTCACATCGCGCACCTCCGAGGTCAGCGAATACGCTTGATGGCCAACTCCGCAGACTCATCGTCATCCGTTCCGCATCTAATTATATACGATTGATTCTCTACATGTTAATTTTTTCCATACTCATCACATTCCACATACATTAAACGTTTAACCTTCTATCAGCTGCACCAATTAAAACGCGTGAGAGTAACATTTCTTAGAGTGTCATACACTTCGTGCAAGACCTCAAGGCTTACCTCTCACTACTCGCTCGCCTCACAAGCCTGGTTATCTCGTCCGGCTTTTTTTCCTGTGTTCATTTTTGGGGCGTCTCGAACAAACGAAGTGCTAATAGCTCACAGgttcgaagaacttggaaattaaaaaacaagaaaacagcCCCTTCAGAGTTCTCGAGACTACATGAGTAAAGTGCTCGCCGCTACCGGACTTCTATAATCACACTACATTCGCTACAATAGTCATTCGGAGCTCCGATTGCCAAGCCCTTCTATTATTATCCTCCCGTTTCCGTGTTATTACCACCAACTTGCGCACAAATGAACTCGCAACACTCAGCCTCCAGAGACGACATGAGCGTGACATCGTGGGGTTCGTCAGTCATGGATCTTGGATCGAACGCTGGTTTAGACCCTAGAGCGCGCTCGACATCAGATCTCTTTGACCTGCCTGCCAGCAGGATGCGGCCCAAACCCTACAAAAAAGCGAGCAGCTCGCGCCAGGTTCATCCCGTACCGCAGCAAAACAACCTAGTTTTGATACcagagcagcagcaggtcgCTCCGCATCTTTTGCATTCACTTACCCCTTATCAgaagcagcggcggcgcatgaagaaaagctttcagtTCCCCAACGGCGAAAGCTTTACGCCTCGGCAGAAGTCCATCAAGACTTTCCCGGACCAAGCTCCTCAGTTGCACAAATCCGCGAGCTGCAGCGAGTTTAGTGCGGGCACTCCTCGCAGCCCCCCTGATGACTTTTCGCGCCGCTCCTTTGCTGATCTTCCGCGTGGATCTCGTCCTTCCACGCCAAAATCTGTATCAGCAAGAAGCGAGAGCCTCAAG
The Lachancea thermotolerans CBS 6340 chromosome G complete sequence genome window above contains:
- a CDS encoding KLTH0G14718p (conserved hypothetical protein), with product MGILSVQAANGILWPMYGVLLITACGIAYWKKDAKTFLSANGTQKGVPLAFNFVASALGVGVFTTYPQIANISGLHGLLVYALAGGLPMFLFAFFGPVIRRKVPNGFVLTEWVFQRYGKVCGLYLSACTILTLYLFMVSELASLKFCIQSLTTVRALPVVIVECVVTTIYTTVGGFHISFITDSMQVSVVFALLVVVACAMGSYIHIDTSKIGPSGLLKQNKLGWQLVYILVVAIFTNDFFMSGFWLRTFAARSDRDLLIGCSLAFVVLVIMVSLIGVTGFIAVWAGLVDVADQDLGGSSFFVLLTAMPDWVMGFVLAFAVVLSTCTLDSLQSALVSTISNDVFRNKLPLVYARGLVALIMVPVVVVGLIAEDVLSIFLIVDLLSSAVVPVLMLGLSSRFFFLSAWEVVGGGLGGIFAVWIFGTVYYDSPREGGRLLLVSNGLYGQDSKGVYGNDWSAFGAFVVAPFGGILVGFLILAIRTAVNYTRCRMHNLKFNMYKKTALVEEPEHNEPVLEEDATIKKTFTSRTSEVSEYA
- the BUR6 gene encoding negative cofactor 2 transcription regulator complex subunit BUR6 (similar to uniprot|P40096 Saccharomyces cerevisiae YER159C BUR6 Protein that forms a heterodimeric histone-fold NC2 general transcription regulator complex with Ydr1p that binds to TBP and represses RNA pol II transcription during assembly of the preinitiation complex homologous to human NC2alpha), with protein sequence MSETNGSEVFGNIKTHFPPAKIKKIMQTDEDIGKVSQATPVITGRSLEFFIAMLVNRSGHVAKEMGCRRISGEVMKKTIMTDEKFDFLRELICGDRAKEQTDEEEA